In the genome of Desulfobacterales bacterium, one region contains:
- the rsmB gene encoding 16S rRNA (cytosine(967)-C(5))-methyltransferase RsmB, with translation MNPTPRELAIDILCQWERDNLPIDQILEVRRRREEMADPRDWQLLFALVHGVIRWRGYLDWVLGRFSRHPLNRMKPRTRQALRVGTLQLLFMDRIPPAAAINETVAALKQSRQPGWLTGFVNGVLRTIARRQPDLPRPQDQDSDLPETARFSHPQWLVDRWKKRYGQEGCGAICAADNSPAILCLRVNSRAISRPALQEMFAAAGIEARPGLFSPEALLLDDFQGAITGLPGYVQGFFQVQGEAAQMAGRLLLPLQPDNSYLDGCAGPGGKTSHLAQELPIGAKLLAVEPNRLRIQRLRDNLARLQLTDRVRIIEDILENINGTFNGIILDAPCSGLGVISRHPDIRWNRTAADLGRYQKKQLALLNTAVPLLARAGILVYVTCSTEPEENEMVIEKFLAAHSEFTLENAQDFLPEQLVDQDGFFRTLPGQHGMDGFFGARLRKER, from the coding sequence ATGAACCCCACTCCCCGAGAGCTTGCCATTGATATTCTCTGCCAATGGGAGCGAGACAACCTGCCCATTGACCAGATCCTGGAGGTCCGGCGCCGGCGGGAAGAGATGGCCGATCCCCGGGATTGGCAACTTCTTTTTGCCCTGGTCCACGGAGTCATCCGCTGGCGCGGCTATCTGGACTGGGTCCTGGGTCGCTTCTCCCGCCATCCCCTTAACAGGATGAAGCCCCGCACCCGCCAGGCCCTCAGGGTGGGAACCTTGCAACTGTTGTTCATGGACCGGATCCCGCCGGCCGCGGCGATCAACGAGACCGTGGCCGCGCTGAAACAAAGCCGGCAACCGGGCTGGCTCACGGGTTTTGTCAACGGGGTCCTGCGGACCATCGCCCGGCGGCAGCCAGACCTTCCCAGGCCCCAAGACCAGGATTCCGACCTGCCGGAAACAGCCCGTTTCAGCCATCCGCAATGGCTTGTTGACCGGTGGAAAAAACGCTACGGCCAGGAGGGGTGCGGGGCGATCTGTGCGGCTGACAACAGCCCGGCCATCCTCTGTCTGCGGGTAAACAGCCGGGCCATATCGCGGCCGGCGCTGCAAGAGATGTTCGCCGCCGCCGGTATTGAGGCCCGGCCGGGGTTGTTTTCTCCGGAGGCCCTGCTGCTTGACGATTTTCAGGGTGCAATCACCGGACTGCCCGGTTATGTTCAGGGTTTTTTCCAGGTCCAGGGCGAGGCGGCCCAGATGGCCGGCAGACTGCTTCTGCCGTTACAACCGGACAACAGCTACCTGGACGGCTGTGCCGGACCGGGCGGCAAGACCAGCCACCTGGCCCAGGAGTTACCAATTGGTGCAAAACTGCTGGCAGTGGAGCCCAACCGGCTCCGGATACAGCGGCTGCGGGACAATCTGGCCCGGCTTCAACTGACGGACCGGGTGCGGATTATCGAGGATATCCTGGAAAACATCAACGGAACCTTTAACGGAATTATCCTGGATGCGCCCTGTTCCGGACTGGGGGTTATCAGCCGCCATCCGGATATCCGCTGGAACCGGACCGCGGCTGATCTCGGCCGCTATCAAAAAAAACAGCTGGCCCTGCTGAACACCGCAGTACCTCTCCTGGCCCGGGCCGGAATACTGGTCTATGTTACCTGCAGCACCGAGCCCGAGGAAAACGAGATGGTGATTGAAAAATTCCTGGCCGCCCATTCGGAATTCACC